One genomic region from Chiloscyllium plagiosum isolate BGI_BamShark_2017 chromosome 21, ASM401019v2, whole genome shotgun sequence encodes:
- the LOC122560442 gene encoding flocculation protein FLO11-like codes for MCRRDRGLPGFIRFPGIPDVQSSQAFFQERDRGLKPSHSQEKSQQEEIPSQIPEPNFTPNLWDVKPPRKNQKFHQVLQALKLLLFQNPTPGAILTSPPLYNCYPLPLPVRAHTSPPAPVYTSSPSHSSLGPIPPGLGPSALSPSGLSPTPSDLSLRTISRSGLRWIAPSPSSLGPSTRSPFGPGWSSPSIPYRSTPTQSILISSSPSPSSPAPRSLSVTSPLTFRSNLTSTLLLSPHFPFSSLPPDNIFENLSGPSSTSPQEDQENVMSQSRPKLSNQPVVDLSEGVWGLSPGSFTESNSGLWPLTSTGTVDPTKINMSQEGVDTTSDANTNLVITSGGEPNVLPKISGELLTSISPRTVQKSTNQSVSRRTEPPGMESEMSLVPVSVPGDEDYHHQWRSRQQDHSSERGLALSAGNEVDPVTQSELQDEVKIPVTLTPAHEFSSPLSVLQGVVEMSRGSGSVSRVERSSTASDTAQSESQSQNSVPSLPASPGELITPQPDQDRKQESESDQHLLSFSQPADLPTSELLSTQNINTQSLVNSLKIDSVAGSMNPLENTHSTLDFKGSSSDFDGSFTQTFGPVVIKPTSRAWNMFEIPELMTHSSNLPGQEVANDAETDTAAMISESGPTARLPEIVSAVSSLSGADTTQRARPLSAVTGDNDLMSTNKFPRSFSFTSGISLTAISDVASGGEIVSSEVTGGGGDVTGWESETLTVRDTTIKDDGNVTQFTFTKDRMTKESANHSQRLEVTQRAENNTGFWVISGISVAKKDSGRGNTLRDSATEMMGRTKPSEKTLWFERRTILPPNVGGENTGSSPTGHNVVSRDKVPLFNLRTPAPETVANVSSLFIGDDHSASPSREIFPTLSLSELPEQSSTSFEEPLPLTSVRETIASTSSNTTVSRGNTMSFPCSKLEPQMSDGERLRETSATAMNQTFQEGTVLNKPVVTSGTPTLIQGSWSEMQLDSRATASPALPGLTSSVVTVTDVPQLLPFVSTFETAPRLSSDQTGTGHSQILSSPSETSGVSDLRETAWQNIMNLKATPPSPPAFPSAAEEEEAIATGVGSPSSWALQMNQSGSQPVDGSLGPSVTHVDTKDLKRDAAQTVKPWANEWWQKEILSTFATEHFWTWSWSDLGTSSISHGVAPTSGSSAPPEGTTPHPAVTMIPRSVTTFKNPIAVTPGSDNSWTSGRDGPSLFSPTLGTGTSMSPVPTSWPLHLPIDTTPPERAVQTATQQYTPATLGELSNSVLSFTPMERHKSIFIVENELPMIKEGATLKIPTKLILAMNFTLQLGDPTSDDYQNLAKDFTHKVSPFYKKVPGFQQLLIKHFRAGSVLIEFDVVFISKD; via the exons ATGTGCAGGAGAGACAGGGGTCTCCCTGGATTCATCAGGTTTCCTGGTATCCCAGACGTCCAAAGCTCTCAGGCATTCTTTCAGGAAAGAGACAGAGGACTCAAACCCAGTCACAGCCAAGAGAAATCCCAACAAGAAGAAATtccaagtcagattccagaaccAAATTTCACCCCAAATCTCTGGGATGTCAAACCTCCAAGGAAAAACCAAAAATTTCACCAAGTCTTGCAAGCCTTAAAGTTGCTGCTGTTTCAGAATCCAACACCAGGCGCCATCCTTACCTCACCTCCATTATACAATTGTTATCCTCTTCCACTTCCAGTCCGCGCTCACACATCCCCTCCAGCCCCAGTGTACACctcatccccctcccattccagccttggtccgATACCCCCTGGCCTTGGTCCGAGTGCCCTCTCTCCCTCCGGTCTCAGTCCAACACCCTCTGACCTCAGTCTGAGAACGATCTCCCGCTCTGGCCTCAGGTGGATTGCTCCCTCCCCCTCCAGCCTTGGTCCGAGCACTCGCTCCCCCTTCGGCCCAGGTTGGAGCTCCCCCTCCATTCCATATCGGAGCACCCCAACTCAGTCTATCCTTATTTCAAGCTCCCCCTCTCCATCCAGCCCTGCACCACGCTCCCTTTCCGTGACTTCACCCCTCACCTTCAGGTCAAACCTTACCTCAACACTACTACTCAGCCCTCACTTTCCATTCTCTTCACTACCACCTGACAATATCTTTGAGAATTTATCAGGTCCGTCTTCAACATCTCCACAAGAAGACCAAGAAAATGTAATGAGTCAGAGTAGACCGAAATTGAGCAACCAGCCTGTTGTGGATTTATCAGAAGGAGTCTGGGGTTTATCCCCTGGCTCTTTCACAGAGTCCAACTCAGGCCTGTGGCCATTGACCAGCACAGGGACTGTGGACCCCACAAAGATCAACATGAGCCAAGAAGGTGTGGATACCACAAGCGACGCAAATACCAATCTGGTCATTACTTCAGGGGGAGAACCAAATGTCTTGCCTAAAATTTCAGGAGAACTTTTAACAAGCATTTCACCAAGAACTGTTCAAAAATCAACAAACCAATCAGTAAGTAGGAGGACAGAACCTCCTGGAATGGAATCTGAAATGTCCTTGGTCCCAGTTAGTGTTCCGGGTGATGAGGATTACCATCACCAATGGAGGAGTAGGCAGCAAGACCATTCGTCCGAACGTGGACTTGCTCTTTCGGCAGGCAATGaggttgacccagtgacacaatCTGAGTTACAGGATGAAGTGAAGATTCCAGTTACTTTGACTCCAGCCCATGAGTTTTCAAGCCCACTGAGTGTTCTGCAGGGTGTGGTGGAGATGTCCCGGGGGAGTGGTTCTGTGAGTAGGGTGGAAAGATCCAGTACAGCAAGTGACACGGCACAGAGTGAGAGCCAGAGCCAAAACTCCGTTCCGAGTCTCCCTGCCAGCCCTGGAGAGCTTATCACACCTCAGCCAGACCAGGACAGGAAACAGGAAAGTGAATCAGATCAACATTTGCTTTCCTTCTCTCAGCCCGCTGACCTTCCTACATCAGAATTGCTCTCCACTCAAAATATAAACACACAATCTCTTGTAAATAGCCTCAAAATAGATTCGGTGGCAGGGTCAATGAATCCGTTAGAAAACACTCATTCGACATTGGATTTTAAAGGCTCTTCATCAGATTTTGATGGATCTTTTACACAAACCTTTGGCCCAGTAGTGATTAAACCGACATCCCGTGCCTGGAACATGTTTGAAATTCCTGAATTGATGACCCATTCTTCAAATCTTCCAGGACAGGAAGTTGCTAATGATGCTGAAACAGATACAGCAGCAATGATCTCTGAGTCAGGGCCCACTGCACGTCTCCCTGAAATAGTTTCAGCAGTTAGCTCTCTGAGTGGTGCTGACACAACACAGAGAGCTCGCCCATTGTCAGCAGTAACGGGTGACAATGACCTCATGTCCACTAACAAATTCCCCAGATCCTTTTCCTTCACTTCAGGTATAAGTCTCACAGCCATTTCTGATGTTGCAAGTGGAGGTGAAATAGTGTCGAGTGAAGttacagggggtggtggtgatgtTACAGGCTGGGAGTCTGAGACTCTGACTGTTAGAGACACCACCATTAAGGATGATGGGAATGTGACACAATTCACCTTCACCAAAGATAGGATGACCAAAGAATCAGCCAATCACAGCCAAAGGTTAGAGGTTACTCAGAGGGCTGAAAACAAtacaggattctgggtaatttCTGGCATATCAGTGGCCAAAAAGGACAGTGGCAGAGGGAATACTCTCCGTGACAGTGCTACTGAAATGATGGGTCGCACAAAGCCTTCTGAAAAAACCCTTTGGTTTGAGAGAAGAACCATTTTACCACCAAATGTTGGAGGGGAAAATACAGGAAGCTCTCCGACTGGACATAATGTTGTATCTAGAGACAAAGTCCCATTGTTCAACCTAAGAACACCTGCACCAGAGACAGTAGCAAATGTAAGCTCACtatttattggagatgatcacaGTGCATCTCCATCTCGGGAGATCTTTCCAACCTTGTCACTCTCAGAGTTGCCAGAGCAATCTTCAACAAGCTTCGAGGAGCCTCTACCTCTGACCAGTGTCAGAGAAACCATTGCGTCAACTTCAAGTAATACCACAGTGTCCAGGGGAAATACAATGTCATTCCCATGTAGCAAATTGGAGCCCCAAATGTCTGATGGCGAGAGGCTGAGAGAGACCTCAGCCACAGCAATGAACCAAACTTTCCAGGAGGGAACTGTACTGAACAAACCAGTGGTTACCTCAGGAACACCAACTTTGATCCAAGGATCCTGGAGTGAAATGCAGCTTGATTCCCGAGCCACGGCATCCCCTGCACTCCCAGGACTGACCTCCTCTGTTGTTACAGTGACAGACGTTCCACAGCTTCTGCCATTTGTATCCACCTTTGAGACAGCACCTCGACTATCATCTGACCAGACTGGCACAGGGCATTCGCAAATACTCAGCAGCCCCTCGGAAACCTCTGGTGTCTCAGATCTCAGGGAAACAGCCTGGCAAAACATTATGAATTTGAAGGCTACACCTCCTTCACCTCCAGCTTTTCCTTCTGCTGCTGAAGAGGAAGAAGCCATTGCAACTGGTGTGGGATCTCCCTCATCTTGGGCCCTGCAGATGAACCAGTCAGGATCGCAACCTGTTGATGGTTCTCTAGGGCCCAGTGTCACACACGTTGACACGAAGGACCTTAAACGTGATGCTGCTCAAACAGTCAAGCCTTGGGCAAACGAATGGTGGCAAAAAGAAATATTGTCAACGTTTGCTACTGAGCACTTTTGGACTTGGAGTTGGTCTGATTTAGGGACGTCATCAATCAGTCATGGGGTAGCACCAACCTCAGGGTCTTCAGCGCCCCCTGAAGGAACCACACCACATCCAGCAGTTACAATGATACCTAGGTCTGTGACCACTTTCAAAAATCCCATTGCTGTAACACCTGGCAGTGACAATAGCTGGACATCAGGGAGGGATGGCCCCTCTCTATTTTCACCCACTCTTGGAACTGGAACATCAATGTCACCAGTGCCAACATCTTGGCCACTGCACCTGCCCATCGACACAACGCCACCAGAGAGAGCTGTACAAACTGCAACGCAGCAATATACCCCAGCCACACTCGGGGAGCTGTCGAATTCAGTCCTGTCGTTTACTCCAATGGAGAGACACAAAAGCATTTTCATTGTGGAAAATGAGCTGCCGATGATCAAAG AGGGTGCCACTTTGAAGATACCAACAAAACTCATTCTGGCCATGAACTTCACCCTCCAGTTGGGAGACCCAACATCTGATGATTACCAGAATCTGGCCAAGGATTTCACACACAAA GTTTCTCCGTTTTATAAGAAAGTTCCTGGATTTCAGCAGTTGCTGATTAAACACTTCAG GGCAGGAAGCGTATTGATTGAGTTTGACGTTGTCTTCATcagtaaggactga
- the si:ch211-14k19.8 gene encoding uncharacterized protein si:ch211-14k19.8, whose translation MDYWFMGPRCDHRMTRQSLIGIVFGVILSVLLVMTAVAVVVLRRFKILLIEAKIDQTKSSYKRFSQFDDFSSQYHSQSWLNYSVSSLNNPGFSNSDELVHLQMLDSSYHSCHEESLTGIYSSWRTTPHGHFRHSLQNNLDISINSINELAGDSGKDSDLSIYSWPTDPLQWSPFPILYQLSRDKPFTAQRPRSYCEGMELVSLEKNWTA comes from the exons ATGGATTACTGGTTCATGGGTCCCAGATGTGACCACAGGATGACTCGGCAGAGCTTGATTGGAATAGTGTTTGGTGTCATACTCAGTGTCCTGTTGGTCATGACAGCTGTTGCAGTCGTCGTCCTGAGGAGGTTCAAGATCTTGTTGATTGAAGCTAAAATCGATCAGACAAAGAGCAG TTACAAGCGCTTCAGTCAGTTTGATGATTTCTCCAGTCAATACCACTCACAGTCCTGGCTCAACTACTCAGTCAGTTCTTTGAACAATCCTGGCTTCAGTAATTCTGATGAACTAGTCCACCTGCAGATGTTGGACAGCAGTTACCATTCTTGTCATGAGGAGTCTCTGACTGGTATCTACAGCAGCTGGAGGACAACTCCACATGGTCACTTCAGGCACAG tttacaaaacaatttggACATCAGTATCAACAGCATCAATGAGCTTGCTGGGGACTCTGGGAAAGACAGTGATTTATCCATTTACAGCTGGCCTACAGATCCTCTCCAGTGGTCACCCTTTCCAATCTTGTACCAGCTGAGCAGGGACAAGCCT TTTACAGCTCAGAGACCTCGTTCATACTGTGAAGGAATGGAACTAGTAAGCTTGGAAAAAAACTGGACAGCATGA